Proteins encoded within one genomic window of Mesobacillus subterraneus:
- a CDS encoding DinB family protein: MSTLFLIDKKDGFTPTFSQLVSMMDYTRNTTLKVVEGLTVEELDFLIHDEANSIGMLLGHMAAVERIYQIITFEKRDPTEEEEEELRAGIALGEQGRTAFKGFPLEYYLEDLAATRNDTYKKFQTLTDDWLFEQTNWWWNQPGNNYFKWFHVFEDELNHRGQIRMIKKIYSKDKERQVK, encoded by the coding sequence ATGTCAACACTATTTTTAATTGATAAGAAAGATGGATTCACTCCGACATTTAGCCAGCTTGTTTCAATGATGGATTACACGCGGAATACTACATTAAAGGTAGTAGAAGGACTTACGGTAGAGGAACTTGATTTTCTTATTCATGATGAGGCGAATTCTATCGGTATGCTGCTTGGACATATGGCTGCAGTAGAACGGATCTATCAAATTATTACCTTTGAAAAGCGTGACCCAACAGAGGAAGAAGAAGAAGAGTTACGTGCGGGAATTGCGCTTGGTGAGCAGGGGAGAACAGCTTTTAAAGGATTTCCACTTGAATATTACCTGGAAGATCTCGCTGCAACACGAAATGATACTTATAAGAAGTTTCAGACGCTGACAGATGACTGGCTGTTCGAACAAACAAATTGGTGGTGGAACCAGCCTGGTAACAATTATTTCAAATGGTTCCATGTGTTTGAGGATGAGCTCAATCACCGCGGGCAGATCAGAATGATTAAAAAGATTTATAGCAAAGATAAAGAACGTCAAGTGAAATAA
- a CDS encoding response regulator transcription factor, whose translation MKRILIVEDEMSIAELERDYLEINGFTSDIANAGDEGLQMALSNEYDLILLDVMLPVIDGFEVCKMIRKTNDVPIMLVTSRKEDIDKIRAFGLGADDYVVKPFSPNELIARVKAHLARYERLVAKHREPENTDIYIRGLHIDRSDRRVFVNNRETMFTTKEFDVLTFLATNPNQVFSKDHLFERIWGYDSMGEISTVTVHIRKIREKIEIDPSNPEYIETIWGAGYRFKA comes from the coding sequence ATGAAAAGAATCCTCATCGTTGAAGATGAAATGAGCATCGCTGAACTTGAACGGGATTACTTAGAAATCAATGGTTTCACCTCCGATATCGCTAATGCTGGAGATGAAGGGCTTCAAATGGCGCTGTCCAATGAGTATGATTTGATACTTCTTGATGTAATGCTTCCGGTTATAGATGGTTTTGAAGTATGCAAGATGATTCGGAAAACAAATGATGTTCCGATTATGCTCGTAACTTCAAGGAAAGAAGATATTGATAAAATCAGGGCGTTTGGCTTGGGAGCCGACGATTATGTGGTCAAGCCTTTCAGTCCAAATGAATTGATTGCAAGAGTCAAAGCCCATTTAGCCCGATATGAGAGGCTGGTGGCGAAGCATCGCGAACCGGAAAATACGGATATCTATATACGCGGACTGCATATTGACCGGTCCGACCGCCGAGTCTTCGTAAACAATCGAGAGACTATGTTCACAACAAAGGAATTTGATGTACTGACATTTCTGGCGACTAACCCCAATCAGGTTTTCAGTAAAGATCACCTGTTCGAACGAATTTGGGGGTATGACAGCATGGGTGAAATCTCTACCGTAACTGTCCATATTCGGAAAATAAGAGAGAAAATCGAGATAGACCCGTCCAACCCTGAATACATCGAAACCATATGGGGTGCGGGGTACCGCTTTAAAGCTTAA
- a CDS encoding nuclease-related domain-containing protein, whose product MLLKKRTESEELVGLRYLNTRMELAAKDKFHLSNLEKGYRGETEFDLLTENLSEERYIIDDLLLQVNNSYFQIDKVIISVGLIHLLDVKYHEGDYYLESEKLYHMKSNREFKNPVIQLKRSETLFRQLLQNLKLNYLVQAAVVFNNPEFTLYQAPKDLPIILPTQINRFLKELNETPSKLDENHKILAHKLLSLHHVKNPFTTLPPYDYDQLEKGMYCRACGSFNTSIKIRHLICGKCGNSASAEQSIVKQIEEFKVLFPDRKITTQSIYEWCNIEINKRRITRVLKKFYTPKGTTSDTYYE is encoded by the coding sequence ATGTTACTAAAAAAAAGAACTGAATCAGAGGAATTAGTAGGACTTCGCTACCTGAACACACGAATGGAGTTGGCGGCAAAGGATAAATTTCATCTTTCGAATTTGGAAAAGGGCTATAGAGGGGAAACTGAATTTGACCTGTTGACTGAAAACCTCTCTGAGGAAAGGTATATAATAGATGACCTGCTGCTCCAAGTGAATAATTCATATTTCCAAATTGATAAGGTCATAATATCTGTGGGATTGATACATCTATTGGATGTGAAATATCACGAAGGTGATTATTACCTGGAATCAGAAAAATTGTACCACATGAAGAGCAACCGAGAGTTCAAAAATCCAGTCATACAATTAAAGAGAAGCGAGACGCTCTTTCGCCAACTGCTTCAAAACCTCAAATTAAATTACCTCGTTCAGGCTGCAGTTGTTTTTAACAACCCAGAATTTACCCTTTACCAAGCTCCGAAGGATCTGCCAATTATTTTACCAACCCAAATCAATCGCTTCTTAAAAGAACTTAACGAAACACCTTCGAAGTTGGACGAGAATCATAAAATACTTGCCCATAAACTGCTTTCCTTGCACCACGTAAAAAATCCATTTACCACTCTGCCTCCATATGATTATGACCAATTGGAAAAAGGTATGTACTGCAGGGCTTGTGGTTCATTTAATACTTCTATAAAAATACGCCATCTAATCTGCGGTAAATGCGGAAATTCTGCATCTGCAGAACAATCAATCGTTAAGCAAATAGAAGAATTCAAGGTATTGTTTCCAGATAGAAAGATAACGACACAAAGCATCTATGAATGGTGCAACATAGAAATAAATAAAAGGCGCATAACCAGAGTATTAAAGAAGTTTTACACTCCAAAAGGAACCACATCGGATACTTATTACGAATGA
- a CDS encoding flotillin family protein, which yields MDLMFIVIGFVVFLVIAMIAVFITKYKTAGPDEALIVTGSFLGNRNVHTDESSNKIKIIRGGGTFIFPVFQQSRPLSLLSSKLEVTTPEVYTEQGVPVMADGTAIIKIGGSISEIATAAEQFLGKSKEDRENEAKEVLEGHLRSILGSMTVEEIYKNRDKFSQEVQRVASQDLAKMGLVIVSFTIKDVRDKNGYLDSLGKPRIAQVKRDADIATADAEKETRIKKAEADKEAKKAEFERATEIAEAEKINGLKVAEYRREQDSAKARADQAYDLEMARTQQEVTEQEMQVKIIERQKQIELEEKEILRRERQYDSEVKKKSDADRYAVEQSAAADKAKQMAEADANKYRIEAMAKAEAEKVRMDGLAKAEAEKAKGETEAEIIRLKGVAEAEAKEKIAEAFEQFGQAAILDMILKMLPEYAKQVAAPLGNIDKITVVDTGGSDANGGANKVTGYATNLMSTLQESLKASSGIDVKELIENFSGKANVRNSIDALTDEIRDNKTENRVESTPKQGE from the coding sequence ATGGATCTAATGTTTATCGTTATTGGTTTTGTAGTCTTTCTTGTCATAGCAATGATAGCTGTTTTCATTACCAAGTATAAAACGGCTGGACCTGACGAAGCCCTGATTGTAACGGGCAGTTTTTTGGGAAACCGCAATGTGCACACAGATGAATCAAGCAACAAAATAAAAATCATCCGTGGCGGCGGTACGTTTATCTTCCCCGTATTCCAGCAATCCCGCCCGTTAAGCCTGCTTTCAAGCAAGCTTGAGGTAACCACTCCTGAAGTATACACTGAACAGGGTGTTCCAGTCATGGCAGATGGAACGGCGATTATTAAAATCGGCGGCTCCATCAGTGAAATCGCCACTGCTGCTGAGCAATTCCTTGGGAAATCAAAAGAAGACCGCGAGAATGAGGCGAAGGAAGTATTAGAAGGGCACCTTCGTTCGATTTTAGGATCGATGACTGTAGAAGAAATCTATAAGAATCGTGATAAGTTCTCGCAGGAAGTTCAGCGTGTTGCTTCACAGGATCTTGCAAAAATGGGACTTGTTATAGTGTCATTCACGATCAAGGATGTACGTGATAAAAATGGGTACCTTGATTCCCTTGGTAAACCTCGTATTGCACAGGTAAAACGAGATGCTGATATCGCAACTGCTGACGCGGAAAAAGAAACTCGTATCAAGAAAGCAGAAGCAGATAAAGAAGCGAAGAAGGCTGAATTTGAACGCGCGACTGAAATCGCCGAAGCCGAAAAGATCAATGGGTTGAAGGTTGCTGAGTACCGCCGCGAGCAGGATAGTGCCAAGGCGAGAGCTGACCAGGCTTATGATTTGGAAATGGCTCGTACACAGCAAGAGGTTACCGAACAGGAAATGCAGGTCAAAATCATCGAGCGCCAAAAGCAAATTGAACTTGAAGAGAAAGAAATACTGCGTCGCGAACGCCAATACGATTCTGAAGTCAAGAAAAAGTCCGACGCTGACCGCTATGCAGTCGAGCAGTCCGCTGCGGCAGATAAGGCCAAGCAAATGGCTGAAGCAGACGCAAATAAGTATCGTATTGAAGCAATGGCTAAAGCGGAAGCAGAAAAAGTTCGTATGGACGGTCTTGCGAAAGCGGAGGCAGAAAAGGCAAAAGGTGAAACCGAAGCCGAAATTATCCGCCTGAAAGGTGTTGCCGAAGCAGAAGCAAAGGAAAAGATCGCAGAAGCATTCGAACAATTCGGCCAGGCCGCAATCCTCGATATGATTTTGAAAATGCTTCCTGAATACGCGAAGCAAGTTGCAGCGCCACTTGGAAACATCGATAAGATTACCGTTGTCGACACTGGCGGCAGCGACGCCAATGGTGGAGCAAACAAGGTAACGGGCTATGCGACTAACCTAATGTCCACGCTCCAGGAATCACTAAAAGCATCATCCGGTATTGATGTAAAAGAGTTGATTGAGAATTTCTCAGGAAAGGCTAATGTAAGAAACAGTATTGATGCCTTGACAGACGAAATACGCGACAACAAGACTGAAAACAGAGTTGAAAGTACTCCGAAGCAGGGAGAATAG
- a CDS encoding ABC transporter permease subunit, which yields MRSIKGIFLSAIALIASFFNKGQKKGNRRLLAFLKAAFGKFVESISYINNLKHRNILIGSTILIALFLISWNTELMPESNEPLIFDEEGNFVAAPPAPPSLVFPLGTDLGARSMVNLVLVGVKYTLGAILGITFARLLLGTLLALITKLLYPSFKRYFSAFFWPFRYIPQLLVAIILMIPVASSPTGISAIVILEYQLIIMLLVGLPGVYHYILDMMEEIETQPYVLSSTLMGASKLHILKKHVWPNIKSHLLLLTTQQILSILQLLTFLGIFSLYLGGPHPTALTDSPRLIYRTITNELAGMAGQNYWLIRRAPWMAYSPMLIIAFIAIIVNWMKKGVEDHIAGVVPVKQMTRTSVAKKKYQHRKKFCNSWLARTA from the coding sequence ATGAGAAGTATCAAGGGGATTTTCTTATCGGCAATCGCTTTGATTGCGTCTTTTTTCAATAAAGGACAAAAAAAAGGAAACAGAAGGTTGCTTGCTTTTTTGAAAGCTGCCTTTGGGAAGTTTGTGGAATCGATTTCTTACATTAATAATCTTAAGCATCGGAATATCCTGATTGGTTCGACGATACTTATTGCGTTGTTCCTAATCAGCTGGAACACAGAGCTTATGCCTGAAAGCAATGAGCCACTGATTTTCGATGAAGAAGGAAACTTTGTGGCTGCTCCGCCTGCTCCTCCTTCGCTAGTCTTTCCGCTCGGGACAGATTTGGGAGCAAGAAGCATGGTTAATCTTGTGCTCGTTGGAGTTAAGTATACTCTTGGAGCTATATTGGGAATCACATTTGCCCGACTTTTGCTTGGTACACTACTGGCGCTTATAACGAAATTATTGTATCCGAGCTTTAAACGATACTTCAGTGCTTTCTTTTGGCCATTCAGGTATATTCCTCAATTGCTTGTCGCGATTATTTTAATGATTCCTGTGGCATCATCACCTACAGGAATTTCAGCAATAGTCATACTGGAATATCAATTGATTATCATGCTGCTGGTTGGTCTTCCCGGCGTATATCATTACATCCTTGATATGATGGAAGAAATAGAAACACAACCCTATGTCCTAAGTTCAACGCTGATGGGTGCCAGCAAGTTACACATCTTAAAAAAGCATGTATGGCCCAATATCAAATCTCATTTGCTGTTATTGACTACACAGCAAATCTTATCAATCTTACAGCTGTTGACCTTCCTTGGGATTTTTTCATTGTATTTAGGCGGTCCTCATCCAACCGCGCTAACTGATTCACCTCGACTGATATACAGAACAATCACTAATGAACTAGCAGGAATGGCCGGCCAAAACTACTGGCTGATCAGAAGAGCCCCTTGGATGGCTTACAGCCCGATGCTGATCATTGCTTTTATTGCGATCATCGTGAATTGGATGAAAAAAGGAGTCGAGGATCATATTGCGGGAGTGGTGCCGGTTAAACAAATGACCAGAACTTCTGTCGCTAAAAAAAAATACCAGCACCGCAAAAAATTTTGTAATAGTTGGCTTGCAAGAACAGCCTGA
- a CDS encoding ABC transporter ATP-binding protein, translating to METVLEVSDIGKRFKNGRGIKDINFSIEKGNVFGLIGPNGAGKTTLMKAITGLLKTDTGKVMILGKDLEKDYKSAIRDVGANIGSGSIYSHLTAWKNLKIIIRFYPELPISRIDDVLQSVGLSQYKHDKVSSYSMGMVQRLGLAAALLTKPKLIILDEPANGLDIDGMLVFRNVVQQLSDTGVTFLISSHLTSELDKICTHFGILIDGELQCIVQKDLMETGKSIKDLYVERIGGVHIAGIC from the coding sequence ATGGAAACAGTTCTCGAAGTCTCTGATATTGGAAAAAGGTTCAAAAACGGGCGTGGAATTAAGGATATTAATTTCTCGATCGAAAAAGGAAATGTCTTTGGTTTGATTGGTCCTAATGGCGCTGGCAAGACAACATTGATGAAGGCTATAACTGGTCTCCTTAAAACTGATACAGGTAAGGTAATGATTTTAGGTAAGGACCTTGAGAAAGATTATAAGTCTGCAATCAGGGATGTAGGGGCAAATATAGGTTCCGGAAGCATCTATTCACATTTGACTGCCTGGAAAAACCTGAAAATAATCATCAGGTTTTATCCAGAGCTGCCCATTTCCCGAATCGATGATGTCTTGCAGTCAGTAGGTTTAAGCCAGTATAAACATGACAAGGTTTCTTCTTATTCGATGGGAATGGTCCAGCGCCTCGGGTTAGCCGCCGCTCTGCTCACAAAGCCAAAGCTGATCATACTCGATGAACCTGCAAATGGGCTAGATATTGATGGGATGCTTGTTTTCAGGAATGTCGTCCAACAGTTGTCGGACACTGGAGTCACGTTCCTTATATCCAGCCATCTCACCTCTGAGCTTGATAAAATCTGCACGCATTTTGGCATCCTGATCGACGGGGAACTTCAGTGTATAGTCCAAAAAGATCTAATGGAGACCGGAAAATCTATTAAGGATCTCTATGTCGAAAGGATTGGGGGTGTTCATATTGCGGGAATTTGCTAG
- a CDS encoding DUF975 family protein encodes MNLTINQLKKKSLEALKGKWGLGVLLTFLVFFITTFVPMTFEVFVSGGFSEWANQTETPLIASLTNIFFSFLFIPLTAASYWFYLTIARWNDPKISQVFAVYKNWELSLKVIGTAILIGIFTMLWTLLLIIPGFIKGISYSQSFFLLRDNPEFSALEAITESKKRMKGYKWKFFLMNLSFIGWVFIAIFTLGVGFLWLSPYIVTTNANFYNEFIFPQGNEDRESGDLAI; translated from the coding sequence ATGAATTTGACTATTAATCAATTAAAAAAGAAATCCCTGGAAGCATTGAAAGGGAAGTGGGGCTTAGGAGTGCTCCTAACGTTCTTGGTATTCTTTATCACGACCTTCGTGCCAATGACTTTCGAGGTATTTGTTAGCGGAGGGTTTTCGGAGTGGGCGAACCAAACAGAAACACCACTAATCGCAAGCTTAACAAATATTTTCTTTTCGTTTTTATTTATTCCGCTAACGGCTGCAAGCTATTGGTTTTATTTAACGATTGCCAGGTGGAATGACCCAAAAATCTCACAGGTATTCGCTGTTTATAAAAACTGGGAATTGTCCCTGAAAGTTATTGGTACAGCTATTTTGATAGGGATATTTACAATGCTATGGACATTATTATTAATTATTCCTGGGTTCATAAAAGGGATTTCCTATTCACAATCCTTCTTCCTATTGCGAGACAATCCAGAATTTTCAGCGCTTGAAGCAATCACGGAGAGTAAAAAGAGGATGAAAGGTTACAAATGGAAGTTCTTTCTGATGAACTTAAGTTTCATAGGCTGGGTGTTTATCGCGATCTTCACGCTTGGAGTTGGTTTTCTATGGTTATCACCGTACATTGTAACAACTAATGCGAATTTCTATAATGAATTTATTTTTCCCCAAGGAAATGAAGATAGGGAATCTGGAGATTTAGCTATTTAA
- a CDS encoding sensor histidine kinase, with product MTIKYRLILSYLAMVFVPLILFFLAGLLLLFLFLGDIREVSDLMPESHDYKKTVSEDTKLFGELKEKSFVDPKGLASIEYLSVLSAELEQDGIFIVLRQENEVIYSSQKTAHLSAADLPEYGVSSTSRNIERIGDETFSLRQHDYYIPDKGSASLFLIKDASPLTRLMRTFYPILFVILVLILVITNGLLTYYVSRSIIKPIQQLKEAAQKIKEGDLDHTINVKGKDELAQLSADFEAMRKQLQESAELQAQYEKNRKELIAHITHDLKTPITSIKGYVEGIRDGVTNSPEKLERYLQTIHQKSIDMDSLINELFLYSKLDLKKLPFDFEEVDLKGYLNDYLEELAFDLEKENVKLLFEFDAADSYPVSIDRDKMKRVFSNIIENSLKYMEKENGEIIISLSQNQNEVILELADNGPGISNQSLPFIFQQFYREEGSRNKETGGSGLGLSIAGMIIEEHGGTITAESTIGIGTKIIISLERQVKS from the coding sequence ATGACTATTAAATATCGATTAATTCTATCCTATCTGGCAATGGTTTTTGTGCCTCTGATCCTGTTCTTTTTAGCGGGCTTGCTCTTATTGTTTCTGTTTCTCGGTGATATCCGGGAAGTCAGTGACCTTATGCCAGAAAGTCATGATTATAAGAAAACGGTCAGTGAGGATACAAAGCTATTTGGTGAACTTAAGGAAAAATCGTTTGTTGATCCAAAAGGGTTGGCTAGTATTGAATATTTATCAGTTCTTTCTGCTGAATTAGAACAAGATGGTATCTTCATAGTTTTGCGTCAGGAAAATGAAGTCATTTATTCCTCTCAGAAAACTGCCCACTTGTCTGCTGCGGATCTGCCTGAATACGGAGTATCCTCCACATCCCGCAACATAGAAAGAATTGGGGATGAAACATTTTCTCTGAGACAGCATGATTATTACATTCCTGACAAAGGGAGTGCTTCGTTGTTTTTGATAAAGGATGCCAGCCCTTTAACCAGGCTTATGCGTACATTTTACCCGATTCTTTTTGTCATCCTGGTATTAATTCTGGTTATTACAAATGGGTTGTTAACCTATTATGTTTCCAGGAGCATCATCAAACCAATACAGCAGTTGAAGGAAGCAGCCCAAAAAATCAAAGAGGGAGATCTTGACCATACAATTAACGTAAAAGGGAAGGATGAACTCGCACAGTTGAGTGCCGATTTTGAAGCGATGAGGAAGCAGCTGCAAGAATCTGCAGAGTTACAGGCCCAATATGAAAAGAATCGCAAGGAACTGATCGCACATATCACTCATGATTTGAAAACGCCGATTACTTCCATTAAAGGATATGTGGAAGGCATCCGGGATGGAGTAACAAATTCTCCTGAAAAATTGGAACGCTATCTTCAAACGATTCACCAGAAATCAATTGATATGGATTCTTTGATAAATGAATTATTTCTTTACTCAAAACTTGATTTGAAGAAACTGCCTTTTGATTTTGAGGAAGTCGACTTAAAGGGTTATTTAAATGATTATCTTGAGGAACTGGCTTTTGATTTGGAAAAGGAGAATGTGAAGCTGCTCTTTGAATTCGATGCAGCGGACTCCTACCCAGTGAGCATCGACCGGGATAAGATGAAAAGAGTATTTTCGAATATTATCGAAAATAGCCTGAAATACATGGAGAAGGAAAACGGGGAAATAATCATTTCTCTTTCTCAGAATCAAAATGAAGTCATCCTGGAACTAGCTGATAATGGTCCAGGAATCAGTAATCAGTCACTACCATTCATCTTCCAGCAATTTTACCGGGAAGAGGGTTCCCGTAACAAAGAAACAGGAGGCAGCGGTCTTGGGTTGTCGATCGCTGGCATGATCATTGAAGAACATGGAGGTACCATCACGGCTGAAAGCACGATAGGGATTGGTACAAAAATCATTATTTCTTTAGAAAGACAGGTGAAATCATGA
- a CDS encoding ABC transporter permease subunit → MKKIIHYLFLFLTFITGLLFFMVFPRLFVFRDPDSDHIGINLFSFFKLLGDTVMQFFKPASWQFFERWNTETVIDRYTYSLEVIFVSLIFSIVIGSLIAYLFMNFPYKQRSRVKNILNFFEGIPDLLVIFMIQMFLFTLYREFQIRLVTMYGLAGKEPLIFPMIINSLLPSLFFAQYLIKVMEEEFEKHYILLGQAKGLSKVQLLFSHLTRNIVPVVTIHFKTIIFMILTNLVLVEHMFVLDGYIQELNKLLQMKSTSPVSILFYVGVLMLPVILVERFVSLIGKKFGSLRGMDI, encoded by the coding sequence ATGAAAAAAATTATCCATTACTTGTTTTTATTTTTGACCTTCATCACCGGTCTTCTATTTTTTATGGTGTTTCCCAGGCTTTTCGTCTTCCGGGATCCTGATAGTGACCACATTGGCATTAATCTTTTCTCTTTTTTTAAATTGCTCGGAGATACGGTCATGCAATTTTTCAAGCCTGCCAGCTGGCAATTCTTTGAAAGATGGAACACGGAAACAGTTATTGACCGCTATACATACTCACTAGAAGTAATTTTTGTAAGCCTGATATTTTCAATTGTAATCGGAAGTTTAATCGCTTATTTATTTATGAATTTTCCCTATAAACAACGGTCAAGAGTTAAAAATATCCTTAACTTCTTTGAGGGAATACCTGATCTGCTTGTTATTTTCATGATACAGATGTTTTTGTTTACTCTTTATAGGGAATTCCAAATTCGCTTGGTTACGATGTATGGTTTAGCCGGGAAGGAACCACTGATTTTTCCAATGATTATCAATTCTCTGCTGCCATCACTGTTTTTTGCTCAATACCTAATAAAAGTAATGGAGGAGGAATTTGAAAAACATTACATTCTCTTAGGCCAGGCAAAAGGGTTATCGAAGGTGCAGCTCCTTTTCTCCCATTTAACCCGCAATATCGTGCCGGTTGTCACGATTCATTTTAAAACTATTATCTTTATGATTTTGACAAACCTCGTGCTCGTTGAACATATGTTTGTCCTTGACGGGTACATTCAGGAGCTAAATAAACTTCTTCAGATGAAAAGCACCTCTCCCGTGAGTATTTTATTTTACGTTGGTGTTCTTATGCTTCCTGTCATTCTTGTGGAAAGATTCGTTTCGTTAATCGGTAAAAAGTTCGGAAGCCTCCGGGGGATGGATATATGA